From the Astatotilapia calliptera chromosome 6, fAstCal1.2, whole genome shotgun sequence genome, one window contains:
- the slc34a2a gene encoding solute carrier family 34 member 2a — MGRMDTLHPPQQMATKSKCKEDNDEKNGYKSKEIKASPAHSTAALIVDEPEETDPWDLPELKDAGVPWSALDTKGKVLRVLISVGKLILLLGFLYMFVCSLDILSSAFQLVGGKTAGDIFQDNEILSNPLAGLVIGVLVTLLVQSSSTSSSIVVSMVSSGLLTVQVAVPIIMGTNIGTSVTNTLVAMTQAGERNTFRRAFAGATVHDFFNWLSVLVLLPLEVASGYLFVVTKLITDSFEIQSGEAPDLLNVITDPLTESIIELDASVISGIATDDPEAKNKSLIKRWCQTFTNTTLMNVTVPGPENCTSPSLCWVDGNYTFTLKNISQIYNIKKCTHLFVDVNLSDMAVGLILLALSLLVLCSCLILIVKLLNSMLKGQVAVVIKKVLNTNFPFPFGWVTGYIAILVGAGMTFIVQSSSVFTSAITPLVGIGVISIERAYPLCLGSNIGTTTTAILAAMASPGETLADALQIALVHFLFNISGIILWYPIPFTRVPIRLAKGLGNITGKYRWFAVVYIICCFFVLPLLIFALSLAGWKVLVGVGVPLLIMLIIIIVINILQKRKPGWLPAVLRSWDFLPLWAHSLAPCDKAVGVLIAKCCCCCKCCQAASDDQEDRAEQLENNKTTHTAVYDNHAMSVENEAEDGMKIELNILKMTTL, encoded by the exons ATGGGAAGGATGGACACACTACACCCGCCACAG caaaTGGCTACAAAAAGCAAATGTAAGGAAGACAACGATGAGAAAAATGGATATAAAAGTAAAG AAATCAAAGCGAGCCCTGCACATTCCACTGCGGCTCTGATCGTGGATGAGCCGGAGGAGACAGATCCATGGGACCTGCCAGAACTGAAGGACGCGGGTGTCCCGTGGTCAG cTCTGGATACCAAAGGGAAGGTCCTCAGAGTGCTGATATCAGTGGGGAAGCTGATTCTGCTTTTAGGTTTCCTCTATATGTTCGTCTGTTCTCTTGACATCCTGAGCTCAGCTTTCCAGCTTGTGGGAG GTAAAACGGCAGGTGACATCTTTCAGGACAACGAAATTTTGTCCAACCCTCTGGCTGGTTTAGTCATTGGTGTTCTGGTCACCCTGCTGGTCCAGAGCTCATCCACTTCCTCCTCCATAGTTGTCAGCATGGTCTCGTCTGGTT TGTTAACAGTTCAGGTAGCCGTTCCTATCATCATGGGCACCAACATCGGCACCTCGGTCACAAACACTCTAGTCGCCATGACGCAGGCTGGTGAACGCAACACTTTTCGGAG AGCTTTCGCAGGGGCCACAGTGCACGACTTCTTTAACTGGCTCTCAGTGTTGGTGCTGCTGCCTCTGGAGGTAGCCAGTGGTTACTTGTTTGTGGTCACCAAGCTCATCACTGATTCATTCGAAATCCAGAGTGGAGAGGCCCCAGATCTGTTAAATGTGATCACTGACCCCCTCACTGAATCAATCATAGAG CTGGATGCATCTGTGATTAGTGGGATTGCCACCGACGATCCAGAAGCTAAAAACAAGAGCCTCATAAAGAGATGGTGCCAAACCTTCACCAACACA ACCTTAATGAATGTCACAGTTCCTGGTCCAGAGAACTGTACCTCTCCTTCTCTGTGCTGGGTTGATGGCAATTATACCTTCACGCTAAAGAACATTTCTCAGATatacaatataaagaaat GTACACACCTCTTTGTGGATGTGAATCTGTCTGATATGGCGGTGGGTCTGATTCTGctggctctctctctgctcgTGCTCTGCTCCTGCCTGATCCTCATAGTCAAGCTGCTCAACTCTATGCTGAAGGGACAGGTGGCTGTTGTCATCAAGAAAGTCCTCAACACCA ATTTCCCATTTCCCTTCGGTTGGGTCACGGGCTACATCGCCATTTTAGTCGGTGCTGGAATGACCTTCATCGTGCAGAGTAGCTCAGTGTTCACTTCTGCCATTACGCCACTAGTTG GCATTGGTGTCATCAGTATAGAGAGAGCGTACCCACTGTGTCTTGGTTCAAATATCGGCACAACCACCACAGCCATTCTGGCAGCCATGGCTAGTCCCGGAGAAACTCTGGCTGACGCTCTACAG ATTGCCCTCGTGCACTTCCTGTTCAACATCTCTGGCATCATTCTGTGGTATCCCATTCCATTTACCCGCGTCCCTATCCGGTTGGCTAAAGGTCTGGGCAACATCACGGGCAAGTACCGCTGGTTTGCTGTAGTCTACATCATCTGCTGCTTCTTCGTTTTACCGCTTCTCATTTTCGCCCTGTCGCTGGCTGGCTGGAAGGTACTGGTGGGCGTGGGTGTTCCTCTACTCATCATGTTGATCATAATCATTGTGATCAACATACTACAAAAGCGGAAACCTGGGTGGCTGCCTGCAGTCCTGCGATCCTGGGACTTCCTCCCACTATGGGCACACTCCCTGGCTCCCTGCGACAAAGCAGTTGGGGTTTTAATCGCAaaatgctgttgctgctgcaaaTGCTGCCAAGCTGCATCCGACGACCAAGAAGACAGAGCAGAACAATTGGAAAATAACaagacaacacacacagcagtatatGACAATCATGCAATGAGTGTAGAGAATGAAGCGGAAGATGGGATGAAAATAGAGTTAAATATCCTGAAAATGACCACGCTTTGA